The nucleotide window GCGCTCACCGATAACGAACACAATCGTATCATTGGTTTCGGCAGATATGCTGGAATTGTTGGCGCTTACAACGGAATTTTGGGTTACGGAAAAAAATACGATTTGTTTCATCTAAAAGCTGCCAATAAATGTCGCGATAAATCGGAATTAGAAGAAGAATTAAAACGGGTTAAATTACCGAATATAAAAATTGTGTTAACTGGTGGCGGTCGCGTGGCGAATGGAGTCATCGAAACACTCGGCGCTTTGAAAATTCGCAAAGTTACGCCCTACGAATTTTTACATCATTCGTACCGCGAACCTGTTTATTGTCAGTTGCATTCGAAAGATTATCACGAAGCAAAAGACGGATCTTCTTGGACATTAAAAGATTTTTTTGAGCACCCAGAAAAATATTTTTCTACTTTTTTACCCTTCACGAAAGTAGCGGATATGCTTATTTCTGCGCATTATTGGGATCCGCGCTCACCGAAAATGTTTACGAAAGAAGATATGAAATCGCCCAATTTCCACATCAGTGTAATTGCCGATATTACTTGTGATATGGATGGTTCTGTGCCAAGTACGTTGAAAGCAAGTACGATTGACGAACCTTTTTATGGCTACAATCCGATGACGGAAAAATTGGATATTCCTTTTAGTAAACATTCTGTAACTGTTATGGCTGTTGATAATTTGCCTTGCGAATTGCCGCGCGATGCCTCTGATGGTTTTGGAAATGATTTAGTAGAACGTGTTTTCCCATCTTTATTGGGCGATGATAACGAAAAAATTATTGAGCGCGCTACCATTACAAAAGACGGAAAATTAATGCCGCATTTTGATTATCTCAGCGATTATGCAGGCGTGAATAAATTGATGAAGTAATTAAGATTCAAAAAAATATTTTTTCGGACGTCTTAAAACGGTATCTGATTTCGAAAAAAAATTTTTGCAAAATGAAAGCGTGATGAGATTGGGATTTCCGAACGTGTGAGGAAATCACCCCACGAATAGCTTTCAGGAAGCTAAAATGAAATGAGAAAACAAAGCCTTGAATTTTTGTTTTCTCCCACACGAACTGTCTCAAACAAACACTGCTTGTTTGCCCTTTTCAAGAAAAAAGAAATTAAGAAAATACAGTTGAAAAATTATTTTTTCAAAGCACAAATAATGCGTTCAAAAAAATATTTTTTTGAAACGAAAAATTTATTTTCCGATTTGTTTTAATTGCAAAATTGTTTCTGTAGGATTGGCAGATGAGAAAACAGTATTTCCGGCAACCAACACGTCAGCACCTGATTTTAGTAATGCTTCAGCGTTTTTTAAATCTACGCCACCATCAATTTCTATTTTTGCGTGTGATGATTTTCGTGTAATCATTTCTTTTAATTGAAGCACTTTTGAATAGGTATTCTCAATAAATTTTTGTCCGCCAAAACCTGGATTTACCGACATCACACAAACCAAATCAATGTCAGCAATTACATCTTCTAATAAATGTACAGAAGTATGCGGATTTATTGCCACTCCAGCTTTCATTCCCGCTGATTTTATAGCTTGAATGCTGCGATGCAAATGAACGCAGGCTTCGAGGTGAACGGTTAAAATATCCGCGCCTACTTCTTTAAAATTCGGAATAAACCTATCGGGTTTTACAATCATCAAATGCACGTCTAACGGTTTTTTTGCATGCTTGCGAATGGCTTTGATAACAGGAAACCCGAAGGAAATATTCGGCACAAAAGCGCCGTCCATCACATCCAAATGAAACCAATCGGCTGCACTATTATTTACCATTTCAATGTCTTTTTTCAAATCCGAAAAATCGGCTGAAAGGATGGAAGGAGCAATAATAATTGGTGTCATGAAAAAATATTTTTTTGAGATGTAAAATTTGAAACACAAAAATAATCAAAAAAACGAAACGATTTTTCTCTAATTAATGAATAGTAAAATCTCGAAAAATTATTTT belongs to Bacteroidia bacterium and includes:
- the rpe gene encoding ribulose-phosphate 3-epimerase; translation: MTPIIIAPSILSADFSDLKKDIEMVNNSAADWFHLDVMDGAFVPNISFGFPVIKAIRKHAKKPLDVHLMIVKPDRFIPNFKEVGADILTVHLEACVHLHRSIQAIKSAGMKAGVAINPHTSVHLLEDVIADIDLVCVMSVNPGFGGQKFIENTYSKVLQLKEMITRKSSHAKIEIDGGVDLKNAEALLKSGADVLVAGNTVFSSANPTETILQLKQIGK
- a CDS encoding NAD(P)-dependent oxidoreductase: MSKIKIGILCERKIPIDKRVPLTPLECSKLVLAYPDLEIYIQPSEIRCYSDEEYKAFGLTLQQDVSNCDILMGVKEVPISELIAGKKYFFFSHTIKKQAHNQKLIHAFIDKKIEMIDYEALTDNEHNRIIGFGRYAGIVGAYNGILGYGKKYDLFHLKAANKCRDKSELEEELKRVKLPNIKIVLTGGGRVANGVIETLGALKIRKVTPYEFLHHSYREPVYCQLHSKDYHEAKDGSSWTLKDFFEHPEKYFSTFLPFTKVADMLISAHYWDPRSPKMFTKEDMKSPNFHISVIADITCDMDGSVPSTLKASTIDEPFYGYNPMTEKLDIPFSKHSVTVMAVDNLPCELPRDASDGFGNDLVERVFPSLLGDDNEKIIERATITKDGKLMPHFDYLSDYAGVNKLMK